The Acanthochromis polyacanthus isolate Apoly-LR-REF ecotype Palm Island chromosome 17, KAUST_Apoly_ChrSc, whole genome shotgun sequence genome has a window encoding:
- the spry4 gene encoding protein sprouty homolog 4, with amino-acid sequence MESRVPHHIPGVSSSLISQPLLESRVPYGRLQHPLTIYPIDQIKSSHVENDYIDSPAVVSQQPPSQKSVNRRITWLGQNQEAFLGANHNHHHNHQHQPHQQGRCEPHPHQDSTTHPWISFSGRPSSISSSSSTSSDQRLLDHAAPTPTVDHHPNLHPHQAPVNTITTRTTGCFTSSESKVLTTSSSASSCSSSSKSLDLKSAKMPMGGVCPTGAQQGLALIPSSPAEKKHLLICEHCGKCRCTECTLPRTLPSCWVCNQECLCSAQSLVDTATCMCLVKGIFYHCTEDEDDEGSCADKPCSCSQANCCARWSFMAAVSFVLPCLVCYLPAMGLAKLGQKCYDNVSRPGCRCKNSQGGVSVPVCKNGGMEAKAGTVEKQQQGS; translated from the coding sequence ATGGAGTCCAGGGTTCCCCACCACATCCCCGGAGTGTCCTCCTCCCTCATATCCCAGCCCCTGCTGGAGAGTCGAGTGCCCTACGGCCGTCTTCAGCACCCTCTCACCATTTACCCCATTGACCAGATAAAGTCATCACACGTGGAGAACGACTACATCGACAGCCCGGCCGTTGTCTCCCAGCAGCCCCCGAGCCAGAAGTCTGTGAACCGAAGAATCACCTGGCTGGGTCAGAATCAGGAGGCCTTCCTTGGGGCAAACCACAACCACCATCACAATCACCAACACCAGCCCCACCAGCAGGGCCGGTGCGAGCCACACCCACACCAGGACTCCACCACCCACCCTTGGATTTCCTTCAGTGGAAGACCCAGCtctatcagcagcagcagcagcacttcaTCCGATCAGAGGCTGTTGGATCACGCTGCGCCCACCCCGACGGTGGACCACCACCCAAACTTGCACCCCCACCAGGCCCCTGTCAACACAATCACAACCCGAACTACAGGCTGCTTCACTTCCTCTGAATCTAAGGTCCTCACCACCtcttcctctgcttcctcttgCTCCTCCTCTTCTAAATCGCTGGACCTCAAGTCTGCAAAGATGCCAATGGGAGGCGTGTGCCCCACTGGGGCTCAGCAGGGGTTGGCGTTGATCCCTTCCTCCCCGGCTGAGAAGAAGCACCTCCTTATCTGCGAGCACTGTGGGAAGTGCCGGTGCACAGAGTGTACGCTCCCCCGAACCCTACCCTCTTGCTGGGTCTGCAACCAGGAGTGCCTGTGCTCTGCTCAGAGCCTGGTGGATACAGCCACCTGCATGTGCCTGGTCAAAGGGATCTTCTACCACTGCACGGAGGACGAGGACGACGAGGGCTCCTGTGCCGACAAGCCTTGCTCGTGCTCCCAGGCCAACTGCTGCGCACGCTGGTCCTTCATGGCTGCCGTTTCTTTTGTTCTGCCTTGCCTGGTCTGCTATCTGCCAGCCATGGGTCTGGCTAAACTGGGACAGAAGTGTTATGACAATGTTAGCAGGCCTGGCTGCCGCTGCAAGAACTCACAGGGCGGCGTGAGTGTCCCAGTGTGTAAAAATGGAGGCATGGAAGCAAAAGCTGGGACAgtagagaagcagcagcaggggtCATGA